The following nucleotide sequence is from Agromyces sp. SYSU T00194.
CAGCGGATGCCTCCGGCCGACCGCACGGTGCTGCGCACGCCGTCGGCGCCGACCAGGATGCGCGCGGCGCGCGTGACGCTCGCGGGCGGCAGGCCCACGGCGTCGCGCCCCGCCTTCCCGACGTCGAACTCGACGAACCCGTCGCGCTGGCGCACGGCCGTCACCGGGGTCCCGCGGTGCAGCGCGCCCGGTCGCTCGGCGGCGAACCGCTCCGCGAGCAGCCGCTCGGTCACCGCCTGCGGCAGCGCGAGCACGTACGGCAGGTCGGGGTCGGCCTCGGCGAAGTCGAGCGCGCCGAGGACGCGGCCCCGGCACGACACCCGCCCGTCGCGGATCGGCACGCCGGCCGCGCGAGCCGCCGCGCCGACGCCCACGGCGTCGAGCGCCCGCAGCCCGGGCGGGTGCACGCCGATCGCCCGCGACCGCGCGGTCGGCGTCGCGCGGGCCTCGTACACCTCGACGCGCAGTCCCCGCCGGGCGAGCAGGCACGCGAGGAGCAGGCCGACCGGCCCGCCGCCCACCACGGCGACGTCGAGCATGCGCGCGGCGGCCGACGGCGTCAGGGCCGTTCCCACCAGGCCTCCAGGCGCGACGGGAAGCCGGCGCGCACGCGCCAGCCTGCGGGCAGGGCCGGCGCCAGCTCGGCGACCGTGTGGCTGCGGCGGATCGAGGTGAGGCCGTCCTCGCGGATGTACGATCCGGCGAGCAGGTTCGGCTGGAACGGCAGGGTGCAGATGCCGAACCCCGCATATCCCCAGCGCGAACGCGCGATGTCGGCGTGCAGTGCGAGCCCGCCGGGGCGCAGCAGTCGCTCCGAGTCGGCCAGCAGCCCGCCCAGCTCGGCGCCGTCGAGGTGGTGCAGCACGTGGTTCGAGACGACGAGGTCGTACCGCTCGCCGATGCGCACCAGGTCGGAGCTGTGCGCGCGCCGCAGCGCGAGCCCGGGCACGGCGGGCTGCCGGAGGCCCCAGCGGATCGCCCGCACGTCGGGGTCGATCGCCGTGACCGCGAGCGCCAGCCCGTCGCGCCGCGCCCAGGCGAGCAGCGCGCGCGGCAGGTCGCCGCCCCCGGTGCCGACGTCGAGCAGCGTCGTCACGCGGTCGGCGCGCAGGCGCGGCCGCAGGCGCGTCCGGTAGATCGCGCGCCATCCCGAGACGATCGCGTTGACGATCCCGAACCGGCGGTAGGTGCGCTCGAGCGCGACCGGGTCGCCGTCGGGATCCTCCATGCGCTCCGAGGCATCCGTCGCCCGCCATCGGAGGTCGGGCAGCACGCTCACCCCTCGCGCACCGTCATCAGGGCCGTCTCGACCGTGAGGCCTGGCCCGAACGCCATGGCCGCGACCCGGTCGCCGTCGACGGCGGATGCCGCGTCGAGGATGTTCCGCAGCACGAACAGCACGGTCGCGCTCGACATGTTGCCGAAGTCGCGCAGCGTCTCGCGCGCGGGCACGAGCTGCGCCTCGTCGAGCGCGAGCTTCGCCTCCACCTTGTCGAGGATCGCGCGTCCGCCCGGGTGGATCGCCCAGTGCGTGATCGCCTCGCCCGCCGTCTCGGAGGCGAGGGCCGCCGCGAGCGCCTCGTCGTGCGCGAAGAGGGGCTCGAGCGCCCCGACGATGTGGTCGTCGATGATGTTCGGCACGTAGGTGGAGAGCACCATCTCGAAGCCGTGGTCGCCGATCTTCCACGCCATGTCGCCCTCGCCGACCGGCGTGATCACGGTCTCGAAGCGGTCGAGCTCGAACGCCCGCTCGCCCGCGGCGAGCGGACGCTGCGTGACGATGCCGGCCCCCGCGCCGTCGGCGAACAGCGAGCACGCCACGATCGTGTCGGGGTCGGTCGACGACCGCAGGTGCAGCGTGCACAGCTCGACGCTCACGACCAGCACGACCGCGTCGGGGTCGGCCTGGCAGAACTGCCGCGCGGTGCGCAGCGCGGGCATCGACGCGTAGCACCCCATGAACCCGAGGTGCACGCGCTGCACCGAGGTCGGCAGGCCGAGCTCGCGCACGATCATGTAGTCGGGGCCGGGCTGGTAGAAGCCGGTGCACGAGACCGTGACGATGTGGGTGACGTCGGATGCCTCGATGCCCGGCGTCGCCTCGAGCGCGCGCCGCGCGGCCTCGACGTAGAGCAACGTCGCCTGCTCGGCGTACAGCTCGTTGCGGGTCTTGGTGCCCGGCAGCAGCAGCTCGCCGGAGACGTTGTCGAAGAACTCCGGCGTCTCCGGTCGGGAGTCGTTCGTGAGCTCGGCGATGGCGGTGTGCCGGGTCTCGATGCCCGACACGTCGAACGAGGTGCCGACGATGCGCTGGGCGAGCCGGTTGAGTCCGGGCTGCGCGGCGAACACGTCGCGCACCTGGTCCTGGATGAGCACTGTGGGCGGGACCGCCGTCTGCAACCCCCGGAGCGTCACGGTCATGCCCCACTGTAGGCATGCCCGGCGCCTCCCCGATAGGGGGTGCTCAGCGGCGGGTCGACGCCGTGACGGTGAACTTCGGGGTGCGCGCGAGCTGCCGGGTCGGGCCGACCAGGCGCTCGAGGGCGGGACGGTAGCGCAGGTGCGAGTTCCAGACCGCGACGAGGGTGCCGCCGGGGGCGAGCGCGCGCCCGGCGTCGGCGAAGAGCCGCTCGGCGAGCGCCGTCGTGACGGCGGCGCCCGAGTGGAACGGCGGGTTCAGCACGACCAGGCGCGCGCTCGCGTCGGGAACCGCCTCGAGGCCGTCGGCCCGCGCGACGTCGACGCGGTCGGCGACGCCGTTGGCTTGGGCGGTCGCGCGTGTCGACGCCACCGCGGCGGCGGACTGGTCGAATGCGCGCACGCGGGCACCGGGCATCCGCCGTGCCAGCCAGGCCGCGATCACGCCGCTGCCGCACGCGAGGTCGATCGCCTCGTCGGGCGCCGCGGCATCGACGACCGGGGCGAGGTGCTCGAGCAGCGCCCGGGTACCGATGTCGACGGTGCTGCCCGCGAACACCCCGCCGTGGGCGGCGACGTCGAGGTCGAGCGCATCGTCGTGCGCGCGCGCCGGCCACGGCGAGGGCGCGTCGGGGCGGATCGGTTCGCGCGCGAGCAGCACGCGCGACTTCTGCCGGGCGTGCGAGACGTCGAGGCGGGCGACGTGGCGGCGCAGCACGTCGTTCATCGCGACGGACATGTGCTTGATGCGGCCGCCGGCGACGACCACCGCGTCCTCGCGCGCGGAGGCGGCGACGAGCCCGGCGATCTCGTCGAGCTGGTCGAGCGCGCGGGGCAGCCGCAGCAGCACGAGGCGAGCGGATGCCACGAGCCCGGCGTCGAGCGGCAGGCAGCGCACCGCGTCGGCGACGCCCAGCCGCTCGGCGTTGCGCACGATCGCCCGCTCCCCGAGCAGGGCGTCCTGGTGCACCCGGATGCCGCGGAGCCCCCGTTCGGCCACCGCGAGCGCGAGCGCGCCGTGCGTGTCGCCGATCACGACGACCTCGCCGTCGCCCGCCGCGGCCAGCTCGCCCTCCGCCTCGTCGAGGATCAGCCGGTCGGCCGCGTCCCAGGCCCGCAGCCCGTCGGCCTCGGTGTCGGGCGCGCGCCGCAGCGCATCGAAGTCCACGCTGGCAGGCTACCGGCGCGCGGCCGGCGTCAGCTGCGCGGGTCGAGCGGACGCCACACCACGACCTGGTTCTGCCGGCGCACGCGCGTGCCGGTCTTCAGCGAGATGACCTCGCCCTCGGAGCTCGACGCGAACACGCGCGATCCGGGCCGGTTCAGCATCTCGTCGGCCAGCGCGCCCTCGAGCTCGCGCACCCGCTCCTCCAGGTGCGCGACCCGGTTCTCGAGCTGCAGCACGCGCCGGATGCCCTCGAGGCTCACGCCCTCGGCCGACAGCGCGGCGATCTCGCGCAGCTGCACGACGTCGCGCATCGAATAGCGGCGCGACTTGCCCGGCGTGCGCGACGGCGACACGAGGCCGAGCCGGTCGTACTGGCGCAGGGTCTGCGGGTGCATGCCGGCGAGCTCGGCCGCGACGGAGATCACGAACATCGGGCTTCTCTCGTCCATGCCGTCTCCTCTCGTCGAGCGCTCGGATGCAGGTTACTGGCGTGCGCGCTGCAGCAGCTCGGCACGGGGGTTGTCGTCGGGCACCAGGTCGACGAACTGCTTGAGCGCCGCCTCCGCGTCGCCGGACAGGTGCGAGGGCACCGCCACCTGGACCACGGCGAGCAGGTCGCCGGTGCCCTTCCTGGTCTCGACGCCGCGGCCCTTGACCCGCAGCACGCGCCCGCCGGGCGTGCCGGGCGCGACGCGCAGCTTGACCGGGTCGCCGCCGAGGGTGGGCACCTCGATGGTCGCGCCGAGCGCGGCCTCGGCGAACGTGACCGGCACGGTGACCCGCAGGTTGAGCCCGTCCCGCTCGAAGACGGGGTGCTTGCGCACGTGCACGGTGAGCACGATGTCGCCGGCCTCGCCGCCGTCGGGCGACGGCCGGCCCCTGCCGCGGACCTTGATCTTCTGCCCGTCGGCGACTCCCGCGGGGATGCGCACCGTGATCGGCCTGCCGCCGTCGGCCTGCAGGGTGATCTGGTCGCCGCGGGTCGCCGTGACGAAGTCGAGCGTCGTGCTCGCGGTGATGTCCTGCCCGCGGCTCGGGCCGCCGTACCCGCGGTAGCCGCCGGAGGTCTGGCCGAACCGACCCGAGCCGAACATGCCGCCGAGGATGTCCTCGAACCCGCCGCCGGGCCCGCCCTGCGTGTAGGTGTACTGCTGGCCGCGCGCACCGCCGCCGAACATGCCGCCGAAGACGTCCTCGAACCCGCCGGTGCCGCCCGACGCCCCGGGCGCGGTGAAGCGCGCGCCGGACCCCATCGCGCGGATGGCGTCGTACTCCTTGCGCTGCTCCGGGTCGGAGAGCACCGAGTGCGCCTCGCTGATCTCCTTGAACCTCGCCTCGGACGCCGCGTCGCCGGGGTTGGAGTCGGGGTGGTACGTGCGGGCGAGCTTGCGGTAGGCCTTCTTCAGCTCCGCCTCGGAGACGTTCTTGGAGACGCCCAGCACCTTGTAGAAGTCCTTGTCGAACCAGTCCTGGCTTGCCAACGGCGCCTCCCTTCGACGTGTCCGGAGGCCGTCGGCGCTCCGCAAGAAACCTGAGTCAACTGCGCTCAAGTTTATCATGCGCGAACGGTTCGTCCGCACCCGGATCCCGAGCGCCCGCCGGCATCGGCGGAGCCGCGTGCCGGCCGCGCCCACGCGGGCGCCGCGCGCCCCGGCGTCGCGCCACGAGGAGCGTCACCGAGACACCGAGGGCGACGACGGCGGATGCCACGAGCCCGACGATGCCGAGCGCTCCCGCCGCACCGGCGTCGCCACCGCCGACCGCGCCCGTCACGGCGCAGCGCGGCTCGGCCGCGCCCTCCGCGGCGACGTCGAACTCGGGGCGCTCGTAGGTGAAGTCGACCGTGCCGCGGATCACGTGGCCCTCGATCGTCACCGACCGCCAGGAGGCGGTGTACGCGCCCGATTCGCCCAGCGCGACGGGCACGGTGATCCGCGCACCCGTCGTGGTCGCGCACGCGGTCTCGTAGTGCAGGCCGGCCGCGTCGGTCACGAGCACCGACGACGGGTCGACGTCCGGGCCGAAGTCGATCAGGTCCTCGTCGAAGTCGAGCGCGACCTGCGGCACCCGGTCGACCGTCGCGCCGTCGGCGGGCGTGGTGCCGATGAGGAACGCGTGCGCCCACGCGGGCGTCGACGGGACGAGGGCGGCGATGCCGGTGGCGACGAGCAGTCCCACGGCGGCGGCGAGCGGCGGCAGCACCCGCCGCGCGGCGGACATGCGGAAGCGGGAGCCGCGCGCGTCGCGCGGCTCCCGCCGTTCCGTCTGCTCCCCGCCCACGGGCTCCGGGGCTACTGCGGGGTCTTGACGACCACCTTGGCCGCACGCAGCAGCGTGGAGCCGAGGTAGTAGCCGGTCTCGACCACGTCGGCCACCGTGTCGACCTCGACCTCGTCGCTCGGCTGCTGGAAGATCGCCTCGTGCCGCTGCGGGTCGAACGCCTCGCCCGCCTCGCCGAACGGCGAGAGGCCGAGCTTCTCGACGGCGCCGCGCAGCTTCGCGGCGATCGTGGCGAAGGGCGCGTCGCCCTCCAGGTCGCCGTGCTTCTCGGCCCGGTCGAGGTCGTCGAGCACCGGCAGCAGCACGGCCACGGCCTTGCCGACGGCGCGCTCGCGCTCGACCTCGCGGTTCGCCTCGGTGCGCTTGCGGTAGTTCGCGTACTCGGCGGTGACGCGCTTGAGGTCGGCGAGGTGCTCGCTGGTCGGCTCGTCCACCTCCGCCTGCGCGGCGTTCAGGATGTCGTCGACGGTCAGCGGCTCGTCGTCGGCCGGCGTCTCCGCACCGTCGTCGCCCGAGGCATCGGTCGCGTCGGCATCCGCGTCGTCGGCCGGGGGCATCGAGGTCTCGACGTCCGGACCCTCGAGGGGCTCGAAGAAGGCACCGCCCGAGTCGGCCCCGTCCTCCGGGGCCGACTCGGCGGCGGGCTGCCGAACCTCGCCCGTCTCGGGGTCGATCCGCCGCTTGTCGCGGATGATCGGCTCTTCGCGTTCGTGGTTCTCGTCAGCCATGTCCTACTTCTTCTCGTCCTCGTCGTCGATGACCTCGGCGTCGACGACGTCCTCGTCGGACTCGTCGGCCTGGGCACCGCTCGCGTTGGCGTCCTCACCGGGCTCGCCGGCGGCGCCGGCCGCGGCGTCCGCCTGGGCTCCAGCGTAGATCGCCTCGCCGAGCTTCTGCTGCGACTGCGACAGCTTGTCGAACGCGGTCTTCACGGCCTCGTCGTCGTCGCCCGCCAGCGCGGTCTTCAGCGCGTCGACGTCGCCCTGCACCTCGTCCTTGACGTCGGAGGGCAGCTTGTCCTCGTTGTCCGTGATGAGCTTGTCGGTCGAGTAGGCGAGCTGCTCGGCCGAGTTGCGGGTCTCGGCCGACTCGCGGCGCTGCTTGTCCTCGGCCGCGTGCTCCTCGGCCTCGCGCACCATGCGGTCGATGTCCTCCTTGGGGAGGCTCGAGCCGCCGGTGATCGTCATCGACTGCTCCTTGCCGGTGCCCTTGTCCTTGGCGGACACGTGCACGATGCCGTTGGCGTCGATGTCGAAGGTGACCTCGACCTGCGGGATGCCGCGCGGCGCCGGGGCGATACCGGTGAGCTCGAACGTGCCGAGCGGCTTGTTGTCGCGGGTGAACTCGCGCTCGCCCTGGAACACCTGGATCGCGACCGACGGCTGGTTGTCGTCGGCGGTCGTGAACGTCTCGCTCCGCTTGGTCGGGATGGCCGTGTTGCGCTCGATGAGCTTGGTCATGATGCCGCCCTTGGTCTCGATGCCGAGGCTCAGGGGGGTGACGTCGATCAACAGCACGTCCTTGCGCTCGCCCTTGAGGACGCCCGCCTGGAGCGCGGCGCCCACGGCGACGACCTCGTCGGGGTTCACGCCCTTGTTGGGCTCCTTGCCGCCGGTCTCCTGCTTCACGAGCTCCGAGACGGCGGGCATGCGGGTCGAGCCGCCGACCAGCACGACGTGCGCGATGTCGGAGACCTTGATGCCGGCCTCCTTGATGACGTCGTCGAACGGCTTCTTGGTGCGGTCGAGCAGGTCGGAGGTCATGTTCTCGAACTGGGCGCGGGTGAGCGTCTCGTCGAGGTTGGCCGGGCCGTTCTCGGTGAGCGAGAGGTAGGGGAGCTGGATGCTCGTCGACATGCTCGACGAGAGTTCCTTCTTCGCCTGCTCCGCGGCCTCCTTGAGGCGCTGCAGCGCGATCTTGTCCTTCGAGACGTCGACGCCGGTCGACGACTTGAACTGCTTGATCAGGTGCTCGACGACGCGCTGGTCCCAGTCGTCGCCGCCGAGGCGGTTGTCACCGGCGGTCGAGCGCACCTGGATGGTCGAGAAGTCGTCGTCCTTGCCCACCTCGAGGAGGGACACGTCGAACGTGCCGCCGCCGAGGTCGAAGACCAGGATGAGCTCGTCCTCCTTGCCCTTGTCGAGGCCGTAGGCGAGCGCGGCCGCGGTCGGCTCGTTGATGATGCGCAGCACGTTCAGGCCCGCGATCTCGCCGGCCTCCTTGGTCGCCTGGCGCTCGGCGTCGTTGAAGTACGCCGGGACGGTGATGACCGCGTCGGTGACGGTGTCGCCCAGGTACTGCTCGGCGTCGCGCTTGAGCTTCTGCAGGATGCGTGCCGAGATCTCCTGCGGCGTGTACTTCTTGCCGTCGATCTCGGTGGTCCAGTCGGTGCCCATGTGGCGCTTGACCGACGAGATGGTGCGATCGACGTTGGTGACGGCCTGGCGCTTCGCGGTCTCGCCGACGAGCACCTCCCCGTCCTTGGTGAACGCGACCACCGACGGGGTGGTGCGCAGGCCCTCGGCGTTCGCGATGACGGTGGGCTCGCCACCCTCGAGGACGCTGACCACGGAGTTGGTCGTTCCGAGGTCGATTCCGACTGCACGTGACATGTGTTGCATCTCCTTACGTGTCCGATGCGACGGCGCGGATGCCCCGCGACGCGACGCGTCCGGACGTGATCCGGGCGTGGGCCCGGGTCGAAGTCGTGGCGTCGAGGAAGACTTGAGCCTCGACGAATCAAGTTTCACACCGCCCGAATCGGGTGTCAAATCTCGCGGGCCAAAGTTGAGTCGAATCGACTCAACTCACGGCGCGCACTCAGGATTCGCAGCCCACGGCGTGTGGACGGGCGCGCGCGGTCGCTCAGGCGCCGGGGCGGGCCCCGGGCGCCGGCTCCTCCACGACGGGCTCCGCCGCCGGCACCGACCCGGTCGCGTCGTCGAACTGCGCCGACAGCAGTCGGTACGAGCGCGTGGTGAACGCGACCAGCGCGACGGCGACGAGGACGAGCCCGGCGAAGAGGAACACGAGCGCGATGCCGCGCGCGTCGCCCTCGCCGAGGAGCCAGCCCCACGTCGCCCGCCCGGCCGACCCCTCCATGTAGGGGATCACCCAGAACTCGGCGATCGGCGCGACCAGGAATGCGGTCACCGGCGCCGCAGCCGACTCGAGCGCCTGCGCGAACCCGAACACGCGACCCTGCCGCCGGAAGGTGACGACCTTCTGGATGACGGTCTGCTCCGCCGCCTCGACCACCGGGACGATCGCCATGTACACCCAGATGCCGGCCGCGTAGAGCCACCACCACTCGCGCAGCGTGAAGGCCGCGCCGAGCACCCCCATGCCGACCACGACCAGGAGCATGGTGCGGATGGGGTTGCGCCCCAGCCCGAACTTCGCGACCGCCGCCCCGCCGATGATGAAGCCGGTGGAGGTCACGCCCAGCACCACGCCCCAGACCTCGACCGGGAACAGGGTCAGGCCGTACGGGTCCATGAGGGCGATGTACGCGCCGCCGATGAGGTTGTTGAACGTCGTGAAGACGATGAGGGCGAACAGGCCCGGCACGCCGCGGATCGCGGCGATGCTGCCGCGGACGTCGATCGCCGGTGCGCGGCCGTCCTCGGCGACGGGCTGCTCCTCGGGGATCTTCAGGAACAGCAGGTGCACGAGGGCGGCGCCCGTCGCGACGATCGCGACCAGCAGGGTCCACCCCATGCCGAGCAGGCCGACCGAGAGCCCCGAGAACACGCTCGTGACCATGAACGCGATGCCCTGCACCGTGCCGACCATGCCGTTCGCGTTGGCGTGCCGCTCGACCGGCACGAGCAGCGTCACCGTGGTCGAGAGGGCGATGTTGCGCATGTTCTCGATCACCGAGCCGAAGAGGATGATGCCCGCGAACAGCCAGAACCACGGCCCGCCGAGGTCGACGAGCGCCGCCTCGGGCTGCAGCAGGTAGCACACGCCCGCGACGCAGAACGCGACGAGCGTCACGATGCTCGAGAAGACCATGACCGCGTGCTTGCGGTGCCGGTCGACGATCGTGCCGAACACCATCGAGAACACGGCGACGAGCAGCATGTAGACGCCGCCGATGATGCCGGTCGCGAGCACCGACCGCGTCTCGAGGTAGACCCAGAACGTCAGCGCGAACCAGAGGAAGCTCGTCGTGACGTTGGCGACGAGCGTGTTCGCGAGCACCTGCACGAACACGCGCATGCCGCCGGGCGGCGGTTCCGGATGCTCCGCGGGCGCGCCCTGCACGCCCGCGTCGGTCGTCGCGTCGCCCGTCGGCCCGGTCGCATCCGAGCCTGCTCGATCCCCCTGCACCCGGGCATGCTAACCCCCGCCCCCGACACCGCACACCCCGCGCCGCCCCGCCCTGCCCTGCACCGCACGTACGCGACCGGGACTTCCGCTCGCCGAGCGGGAACCGTAGAGTTCGGGAACGCGCGATGCGCGGGGGCAGCACAGCGAGGGGAGCGCACGATGGGGTCGAGCACGAGGCTGGTGGGCGGCATCGCCGTCGCATCGCTGGCACTGGCGGGGTTCGGCGCGGCGGGCGCGGTGGCGGCACCCGGCACGCCGGGGCAGCCGAAGTACACCGCCGGCGACGAGGGCGGCGGCGATCCGTACTTCCCGTACGCGGGCAACGGCGGCTACGACGTGCAGCACTACGACCTGGACCTCACGTACACGCCGCCCGCGGCGAGCCCGGCACCGGTCGAGGGCGACCTGGACGCCGTCGCGACGATCGACCTGGTCGCGACGCAGGACCTCGACCGCTTCAACCTCGACCTGCGCGGACTCGACGTCACGGCCGTCACCGTCGACGGCAGGCCGGCGGCCTCGATCGCCCCGCCGGCAGCCGGGCAGACGGTCGACGGAGCCGCGTTCTGGCAGGTGCAGGACGGCGCCGCGCGTGCCTGGGAGCTGACGATCCAGCCGCGCCCGAAGCTCAAGGCCGGGCAGGAGGTCGAGGTCGTCGTCGAGTACGGCGGCACCACGACCCGTCCGCAGGACATCGAGGGCGCCCTGTACGGCTGGGTCACCACTCGCGACGGCGCGATGGTCGTCAACGAGCCCGAGGGCGCGATGACCTGGTATCCCGTGAGCGACCTCCCGACCGACAAGGCGACCTACGCGTTCGAGATCACCGTCCCCGAGGGCAAGGTCGCCGTCGCGAACGGCATCCAGCCCAAGCCGGCGGAGACCGCCGACGGCTGGACGACGTGGTTCTGGGACGCCCCCGACGCGCAGGCCAGCTACCTGACGACCGCCTCGGTCGGCGACTACGAACTGCGCGAGAGCGAGACCGCGAGCGGCCTGCCGATCATCGACGCGGTCGACGACGGGCTGACGTCGTCCAACCTCGCGACGACGAATGCGAGCCTCGCACTGCAGCCCGCCATGATCGCGTTCTTCGAGTCGCTGTTCGGCGACTACCCCTTCGTCGCCTACGGCTCGATCGTCGAGGACGACTCCGTCGGCTACGCGCTCGAGACCCAGACGCGGCCCGTGTACTCGAGCGTCGCACGCGAGAGCACCGTCGCGCACGAGCTCGCCCACCAGTGGTTCGGCAACGCCGTGAGCCCCGAGGCGTGGCAGTACATCTGGCTGAACGAGGGGTGGGCGACCTACGCCACCTGGCTGTGGGACGAGGAGCAGGGCGGCCCGACCGCGCAGGACGAGTTCGAGAACGTGCTGGCGCTCGCTCCCGGGAACCCCGCCTGGAGCGACGTGATCGGAGACCCGGGGCCGACCGGGCTCTTCGCGGGTGCCGTGTACTTCCGCGGCGCCGCGACCCTGCATGCGCTCCGCCTCGAGGTCGGCGACGACGACTTCTTCGCCGCGACCCGGCTCTGGCTGGAGCGCTACGACGACGGGTCGGCCACGACCGACGACTTCCAGGCGGTGTACGAGGAGGTCTCCGGCCTCGACCTCGACGACCTCTTCGAGACCTGGCTGTACACCCCGGAGAAGCCCGTCCTCTGACCCGAGGGCCCACGACCCCCCGCACGCGCCGAGTCCGGCCGGGTGCGGGCGCTCAGCCCCCGGCGAGCGCCCGCACCGATGCGGGCACCGGCACGCCCGGCGGCGTGCCCTCGGCGGCGACCGGCTCGCCCCACCGTGCGGCCAGCGGCACGACGCCGGTCCACTGCGGCGGCTCGTCCGGTTGCTCCGGCTCGTCGCCCGGCCCGCCCGCTCGCACCTTCATGACCACGTCGTCGAGCGCGAGCCGCAGCACGCGGGTCGCGGCGCGCTCCTTTCGGGTGTTGCCGCGCACCTCGGCGGTGCGACCCGGCAGCAGCCGCTCCGACAGCGCGAGGAGCGCGGCCTCGTCGTCGTCGACCGGCTCGAGGCATCCGTAGACCACCGCGCTGCGGTAGTTCATCGAGTGGTCGAACAGCGTGCGCGCGACGACCATGCCGTCGAGGGCCGTGACCGCGAACGCCACCGGAGACCCGGATGCCGCGGCGCGCAGCGCGAACCCGCCGCCGGTGGAGCCGTGCACGAGCAGCGCCTCGCCGTCGCGGGCGTAGGCCATCGGGATCACCACCGGGGCGCCGTCGACGACCGCCGACAGGTGGCCGACCAGCTGCTCGTCGAGCAGGCGGTGCAGGGCGGGGCGGTCGACGACCTGGCGGTCGCCCAGGCGGCGGATGCGGCGGGGCGGGGCGGTGGCGGGCATGCGACCATCGTGCGGGGCATACTGGTCGCGTCGGCAGTCCAGTCGATGACGATTCGATCAGACCAGTGGGGTGCCATGGACGGACCGCTCCTCACCCTCGTGCCGGACGACGCCCGCCCCATCGGCGTGCAGCTCGTCGCGGGCCTGCGCGCGGGCATCCTGGGCGGCGCGCTGCACGCCGGCGACCCGCTGCCGTCGACGAGGCGGCTCGCGACCGAGCTCGGCGTCTCGCGCAGCTCGGTCGTCGCCGCGTACGAGCAGCTGGCGGGCGAGGGCTACCTCGAGACCCGGCAGGGCGCACCGACGCGGGTGGCCGCCCTCGACGCGCACGCCGCGGCGGACGCGACCGCGCGCCGGCCGCACCACGACGGCGTCGCATGGGCGACCGAGCCCGGCGCACTCCCGGCAGGCACGGTCGAACCCGGTGCCATCGAACCCGGTGCCATCG
It contains:
- a CDS encoding pyridoxamine 5'-phosphate oxidase family protein; this translates as MPATAPPRRIRRLGDRQVVDRPALHRLLDEQLVGHLSAVVDGAPVVIPMAYARDGEALLVHGSTGGGFALRAAASGSPVAFAVTALDGMVVARTLFDHSMNYRSAVVYGCLEPVDDDEAALLALSERLLPGRTAEVRGNTRKERAATRVLRLALDDVVMKVRAGGPGDEPEQPDEPPQWTGVVPLAARWGEPVAAEGTPPGVPVPASVRALAGG
- a CDS encoding M1 family metallopeptidase produces the protein MGSSTRLVGGIAVASLALAGFGAAGAVAAPGTPGQPKYTAGDEGGGDPYFPYAGNGGYDVQHYDLDLTYTPPAASPAPVEGDLDAVATIDLVATQDLDRFNLDLRGLDVTAVTVDGRPAASIAPPAAGQTVDGAAFWQVQDGAARAWELTIQPRPKLKAGQEVEVVVEYGGTTTRPQDIEGALYGWVTTRDGAMVVNEPEGAMTWYPVSDLPTDKATYAFEITVPEGKVAVANGIQPKPAETADGWTTWFWDAPDAQASYLTTASVGDYELRESETASGLPIIDAVDDGLTSSNLATTNASLALQPAMIAFFESLFGDYPFVAYGSIVEDDSVGYALETQTRPVYSSVARESTVAHELAHQWFGNAVSPEAWQYIWLNEGWATYATWLWDEEQGGPTAQDEFENVLALAPGNPAWSDVIGDPGPTGLFAGAVYFRGAATLHALRLEVGDDDFFAATRLWLERYDDGSATTDDFQAVYEEVSGLDLDDLFETWLYTPEKPVL
- a CDS encoding MFS transporter; this translates as MRVFVQVLANTLVANVTTSFLWFALTFWVYLETRSVLATGIIGGVYMLLVAVFSMVFGTIVDRHRKHAVMVFSSIVTLVAFCVAGVCYLLQPEAALVDLGGPWFWLFAGIILFGSVIENMRNIALSTTVTLLVPVERHANANGMVGTVQGIAFMVTSVFSGLSVGLLGMGWTLLVAIVATGAALVHLLFLKIPEEQPVAEDGRAPAIDVRGSIAAIRGVPGLFALIVFTTFNNLIGGAYIALMDPYGLTLFPVEVWGVVLGVTSTGFIIGGAAVAKFGLGRNPIRTMLLVVVGMGVLGAAFTLREWWWLYAAGIWVYMAIVPVVEAAEQTVIQKVVTFRRQGRVFGFAQALESAAAPVTAFLVAPIAEFWVIPYMEGSAGRATWGWLLGEGDARGIALVFLFAGLVLVAVALVAFTTRSYRLLSAQFDDATGSVPAAEPVVEEPAPGARPGA